Proteins from a genomic interval of Armatimonadia bacterium:
- a CDS encoding ATP-dependent Clp protease proteolytic subunit has protein sequence MDIGALIWIIILASLFYPMVQQRMLEAGRLRLFSRLETKRKSRVIAIIHRQEKVSFLGLPLMRYIDIEDSESVLRAIRMTPDEMPIDLILHTPGGMVLAAGQIAHALKRHPAKVTALVPHYAMSGGTLIALAADEIVMDPDAVLGPVDPQLGNTPAVSILKVLDQKPASAIDDQTLMLADMSRKAINQVRECLMDHLTAGVDGEKAAQVATALTDGRWTHDYPITAEKAQALGIKVSTDLPPAVHELMDLYPQPTGGRPSVEYVPMPYQAPAAPAPSPSGKEGK, from the coding sequence ATGGACATCGGCGCCCTGATCTGGATCATCATCCTCGCCAGCCTGTTCTACCCAATGGTGCAGCAGCGGATGCTGGAAGCGGGACGCCTGCGCCTGTTCTCACGCCTGGAGACCAAGCGCAAGTCGCGGGTGATCGCGATCATCCACCGGCAGGAGAAGGTCAGCTTCCTGGGCCTGCCGCTGATGCGCTACATCGACATCGAGGATTCGGAGAGCGTGCTGCGGGCGATTCGGATGACGCCCGACGAGATGCCCATCGACCTCATCTTGCACACTCCCGGTGGGATGGTACTGGCAGCGGGACAGATCGCGCATGCCCTGAAGAGGCACCCGGCCAAGGTCACGGCTCTTGTCCCCCACTATGCGATGTCCGGAGGGACGCTTATTGCCCTGGCGGCCGATGAGATCGTGATGGACCCCGACGCCGTGCTGGGGCCTGTCGATCCACAGCTTGGGAATACACCGGCGGTGTCCATCCTGAAGGTCCTGGACCAGAAGCCCGCCAGCGCCATCGACGATCAGACCCTGATGCTGGCCGACATGTCGCGGAAGGCGATCAACCAGGTGCGGGAGTGCCTGATGGACCACCTGACCGCCGGTGTGGACGGCGAGAAGGCTGCACAGGTCGCGACGGCCCTTACTGACGGGCGCTGGACCCACGACTACCCGATCACCGCTGAGAAGGCGCAGGCGTTGGGGATCAAAGTAAGCACCGACCTGCCGCCGGCAGTCCACGAACTGATGGACCTGTACCCGCAGCCAACGGGTGGGCGGCCCTCAGTGGAGTACGTTCCGATGCCCTACCAGGCACCCGCAGCGCCGGCACCCTCCCCGAGCGGCAAGGAAGGTAAGTAG
- a CDS encoding rhomboid family intramembrane serine protease, giving the protein MFPFRDNIPSRSYPLVTMALVWINILVFVWEASLGKGMDGFLQTYAMIPAQVTGQVPAGPLGPIVPIFLSMFLHGSWMHVLGNVWFLYLFGDNVEDRMGRLRFLWFYLFAGVVAAITQILFSPASTVPTVGASGAIAGVLGAYLVLYPRARVATLIWLGFFIDVIDLPAVAFLGYWFLLQLIPGLFSIPMGEVGGGVAWWAHVGGFAAGFVFARFLCRECALDRHPVEPRPYYR; this is encoded by the coding sequence ATGTTTCCCTTCCGCGACAACATACCGTCACGCAGCTATCCCCTGGTCACGATGGCCCTGGTGTGGATCAACATTCTGGTCTTCGTGTGGGAGGCGTCCCTGGGCAAGGGCATGGACGGATTCCTGCAAACCTACGCGATGATCCCGGCGCAGGTGACCGGCCAGGTGCCTGCCGGGCCGCTGGGGCCGATCGTGCCCATCTTCCTGTCGATGTTCCTGCACGGTAGCTGGATGCATGTGCTGGGCAACGTGTGGTTTCTCTACCTGTTTGGGGACAACGTCGAGGACCGCATGGGGCGCCTGCGCTTCCTGTGGTTCTACCTGTTTGCCGGGGTGGTCGCGGCGATCACGCAGATACTCTTCAGCCCGGCCAGCACCGTGCCGACGGTCGGCGCCAGTGGAGCGATCGCCGGGGTTCTGGGAGCCTACCTGGTCCTGTATCCCCGGGCTCGTGTGGCGACTCTGATATGGCTCGGGTTCTTCATCGACGTGATCGACCTGCCCGCGGTCGCCTTCCTGGGATACTGGTTCCTGCTGCAGTTGATCCCCGGCCTGTTCTCGATTCCCATGGGCGAGGTGGGCGGCGGAGTTGCCTGGTGGGCCCATGTGGGTGGATTTGCTGCGGGCTTCGTCTTCGCGCGGTTTCTGTGCCGGGAGTGTGCCCTTGACCGACATCCGGTGGAGCCACGCCCCTACTACCGCTGA